GCTATCCCGATTGTGAGCCTGCCCATCCGGCAGGTGGGTCCGCCTTGACTCTCTTTTCCTCTCTTGCCCGCAAATATTTCGGTCGGTAGATAACCTCGCATGAGTAAGGAGTGGAATTGCTCCTGAGCTTTTTGAGCCCTTTTGTATGCTTTAAAGATTCGTGAGGGAGCATAGCCCAATTTTTCTCCCAGCTGCTCGAAGAAGAGTGACCAGGGTTTCTTCTCCTTTAAATCGATCAAGGAACAGAGAATATTAAAACCTTCCCTACCCTTGAGCTCTCTTAGGGTGTTTTCCACCATATCTGGGAGACCCAAAAGTTTTGGACAAGTATAACCATCGGGATCCACGCTGACAAGACGCGGGATGAACAGAAAATCTACCTTGTCCACAAGATCCAATACGTGTCCAAAGAAAGCCTTGACCGGGAGACAGAGTTCATTCTCGGCAACCACAAGTCCCGCATTTAAAATTCGCTTATTGGTTGCATTGGACACTGCTACTTGGCAATTTAACTCATCAAAGAAGGTTTTCCACAGGGGAAAATATTTGTAGTAGAGGAGAGCCTGCGGCACCCCTATTTTAAAAGCCATTGGCCTTCTCCCTCAAAGATTCGCAAAATCGATTCCGGTTACATCCATGAATTATAACCCTTCTCACCAAAAATGGCGAATTTGGTTTGATTGAAAGTTATTCAGAGGTATGAGGAACTCAAGACAAGACTAGAAGAAAAAGGGGAGGGACACACCAGGACAGGTGTTTTGGAAATAGCCATATTAACCTTCTTTTTTGCGCCGTTAATACCCTCAAGCGTCGGACTCATTACAATTACTGGTGCTTTTGGATCAAATTGGTATCTAGCCATGGAAGGCGACCGCATACCCTTTCCTAGGAGTCTTCCCGGTATAAAACTGGTAAGTGTATTTCCCTTTAGTGCGATTTAATAATTTATAGAGGTCGTCCCTATTTTTGCTATGAGCAAGGACTTTGACTCTCGTCGGGTTGCCAAGTTCATCTTCCTCTAGAACTTCCACAAGTACCCACTCATTTTTATATTTCTTTTTAACCTCCTCGATTTTCATATCTATCGCCACCTAATCCTTTCATATTTACTCATTTACTATAACATATGCTATATTCCCTATAAAAGCACCTAAAAACCCGGAGAATCTTCCAAAGATATGCCAAGAGCATCTTCACTGCGAAAAAATCGATGGATTTTGATTCTTTCCATTGGGCTAATGGCCTTGATTCTCTGGTGGACGCTTCGAGGTAAGAGTTATACCCAAGAGCCCTATGTGAAGGAAGGGATTCTTTTAGGTACCTATGTTTCGATTAAGGCTTATGGAAAAGACGAGGGACGAGTTGAGAGAGCAGTGAACGAGGCCATGAAGGAGATGGAAAAAGTCCACAGACTGATGAATTTTTTCGACCCTTCAAGCGAAATCTCAAAGATAAACCAAAATGCGGGTAAAAAGAGGGTGAAAGTCTCATCCGAAGTAATCGAGATCGTCTCCTTGAGCAAAGCATATGGTCAGAAAACCGCGGGGACCTTCGACATCACCGTGGGACCCTTGACCCTACTGTGGAACTTTGAAGAAAAACCCCACATCCCCACCAAAATGGAGTTGGATGAAAAATTGCCATTGCTGGATTTAAAAAGCATAAGTATCGATAGAAAAAACAACCTAATAAAACTGGAAAAACCGGGGATGAGATTGGATTTGGGTGGAGTGGCTAAGGGATACGCCACGGATAAAGCAATAGAGGCCCTAAAAAGGCATGGGATATCTCAAGCCCTGGTCACCACGGGTAGTACAACCCGTGTAATTGGTTTGAAGCCAAGGGGCAAACCATGGAGGATCGGTATTCAGCATCCTCGCCCAAAAAAGGGCGAAGAAGAAATCATTGGCATCCTTAAGTCTAAGGATGATAAAAGCGTGAGCACATCTGGCGATTATCAACGGTACTTCGTAAAGAAAGGTCGGCGGTATCACCACATACTCGACCCCAAAACGGGGATGCCCGTGGAGGGATTGATGAGTGTCACGGTGGTCACCAGCAGAAGCTGTGCTGAAGCTGATATTTTATCCACCGCCATCTTTGTAATGGGCTATCCCAAAGGGATGGACTTTATCGAGCAAACCAAGGATTTAGAGGGCGTGATCATTACCTCGGATGGGAAAGTTCACGTCTCCTCGGGACTCAAAGGTAAAATTGAAAACCTCATTAGAGTGATTCAAGTGAGGGAGTGATTCAAGTGATTCAAGACCTCTTTCTTAAACTTCCAACCAATGAGTTAAGCATTATTCTTATCTCTTCGCATGAAGGAAAGCGTTTCTCAAAGGTGGGTTTATCAATAAAACCTACGGCTTCACATTTTAGAAACCAATCTTGGCTTTCAGTGGTTGAACCACGTGCTATTATCGAATACCGCTGAAATTCTTTTCCCTTGTTTTTACCGAATCCTTCGGCGATATTGGCACTTATAGAGGAAACTGAACGAAGAAGCTGTTGGGCGAGAATATCGGCCACTTTATTTTTGGGAATTTTATTTACATCTTCAACGGTCTCCAGAAACAACTTATGCGCCTTTTGCCACACTAGTAAATCCCTAAAGCTTTTGATCTCGTCTCTCACTTCCTCGCTCTCTCACTTCCTCACTTCCTCACTTTTGGTTTTCTCTTCGAGGCTGAGCTCGATGCCCCCGGTTATCATGGCTATGAGGTTATAGATTAGAGCTATAACGGCATTGAAGATGGTATTGAGAATGCAAAAGAATATCCCCACGAAGAAGAAGACGACCAAAGCTATCCCACCGCTTACACCCAAGGCCTGGAGAGTCTCTAGGGCTTCCCTTCCCTCAGCGCCGAGCATGCCCGTGCTCAAAACCACAAGGTAACCAAGGACGACAAAGATGAAGAATATCAGGAAAAATATGAGGTAGGCAACTACACTGAATTTAAAAACCGACCAGGCTCCGATCCTTTTTACGAGCGTGGGCAATAAAATCACCTCTTTAAACATATTTCTCTGCCATATCGCCTAGGACTGGGAGCTTATACCTTCCCCCTTGATAAGCTTT
The sequence above is a segment of the Actinomycetota bacterium genome. Coding sequences within it:
- a CDS encoding four helix bundle protein; the encoded protein is MWQKAHKLFLETVEDVNKIPKNKVADILAQQLLRSVSSISANIAEGFGKNKGKEFQRYSIIARGSTTESQDWFLKCEAVGFIDKPTFEKRFPSCEEIRIMLNSLVGSLRKRS
- a CDS encoding DUF3566 domain-containing protein — encoded protein: MPTLVKRIGAWSVFKFSVVAYLIFFLIFFIFVVLGYLVVLSTGMLGAEGREALETLQALGVSGGIALVVFFFVGIFFCILNTIFNAVIALIYNLIAMITGGIELSLEEKTKSEEVRK
- a CDS encoding FAD:protein FMN transferase; the encoded protein is MPRASSLRKNRWILILSIGLMALILWWTLRGKSYTQEPYVKEGILLGTYVSIKAYGKDEGRVERAVNEAMKEMEKVHRLMNFFDPSSEISKINQNAGKKRVKVSSEVIEIVSLSKAYGQKTAGTFDITVGPLTLLWNFEEKPHIPTKMELDEKLPLLDLKSISIDRKNNLIKLEKPGMRLDLGGVAKGYATDKAIEALKRHGISQALVTTGSTTRVIGLKPRGKPWRIGIQHPRPKKGEEEIIGILKSKDDKSVSTSGDYQRYFVKKGRRYHHILDPKTGMPVEGLMSVTVVTSRSCAEADILSTAIFVMGYPKGMDFIEQTKDLEGVIITSDGKVHVSSGLKGKIENLIRVIQVRE